One genomic window of Acidobacteriota bacterium includes the following:
- a CDS encoding BrnA antitoxin family protein has product MKPDAIGSDLKRVDALRDEDIDYSDIPELDSDFFRKARVVVPPRKQQLTIRLDSDVLAWLKGRGKGYQSRINAILRAYYEAHRDETRPGRPGGHPAG; this is encoded by the coding sequence GTGAAACCAGACGCTATCGGGAGCGACTTGAAGCGCGTTGACGCCCTGCGAGACGAAGACATCGACTACTCCGATATTCCGGAGTTGGACTCCGACTTCTTCCGGAAGGCGCGGGTGGTGGTTCCGCCCCGCAAGCAGCAACTGACGATCCGCCTGGACAGCGACGTGCTTGCGTGGCTGAAAGGCCGGGGCAAGGGATACCAGAGCCGCATCAACGCAATCCTGCGCGCCTACTACGAGGCGCATCGGGACGAGACTCGACCGGGAAGACCCGGCGGCCACCCGGCCGGGTAG
- a CDS encoding FRG domain-containing protein: protein MAEVSDRRDQQTPAQKFKNDYHKHDGSVVVPCSDNPTQIRIDDPAVLASFIAFCSGPCRPVFLRGETRCFPSSVPSLFRNAGNELEQRWAAYKCFLNRLQELHPPLRGTRWQGTEHLGAVLQHYGIRTPWLDVVRNLYTAIWFATHDFETRGSCFVATTSEREHGYISIYDARPEGRTWLKVVDLWGDDSSRHFRPHAQHGLSLAKQDDDGNPRGKQDLEPYRIAHVRFPNSRQWALCGHMFSARFLFPAPEYDDSLKQLSRPDIQSTLDRACTENDLPRGTLGVVSHYM from the coding sequence ATGGCGGAAGTGAGCGATCGGAGAGACCAGCAGACCCCCGCGCAGAAGTTCAAGAACGACTACCATAAGCATGACGGCTCGGTCGTAGTCCCGTGCAGCGACAATCCAACGCAGATACGGATAGATGATCCGGCCGTCTTGGCGTCGTTTATCGCATTCTGCAGTGGCCCCTGTCGCCCAGTTTTTCTCCGAGGAGAAACGCGGTGTTTTCCGAGCTCGGTTCCATCTTTGTTTCGGAACGCCGGAAACGAATTGGAACAACGTTGGGCTGCTTACAAGTGCTTTCTGAACCGACTGCAGGAACTACACCCCCCGCTCAGGGGCACTCGGTGGCAAGGAACAGAGCACTTGGGTGCGGTGCTTCAACATTATGGAATCAGGACCCCGTGGCTCGACGTCGTACGCAACCTCTACACCGCGATCTGGTTCGCCACTCACGACTTCGAAACGCGCGGCTCTTGTTTCGTAGCGACAACGAGCGAGAGGGAACACGGCTATATTTCCATATACGACGCTCGCCCGGAAGGAAGAACCTGGCTGAAAGTCGTTGACCTCTGGGGTGACGACTCCTCAAGACACTTCAGACCACATGCGCAGCACGGCCTGTCACTTGCAAAGCAGGACGACGATGGCAACCCACGCGGCAAACAGGACCTTGAGCCCTACCGTATCGCCCACGTTCGCTTCCCGAACTCCCGACAGTGGGCACTCTGCGGTCACATGTTCTCGGCCCGGTTCCTGTTCCCGGCTCCGGAGTACGACGATTCTCTGAAGCAGCTCAGCCGTCCCGACATCCAGAGCACTCTCGACAGGGCCTGCACCGAGAACGACCTTCCCCGCGGCACTCTCGGTGTCGTGTCCCACTACATGTGA
- a CDS encoding DUF1592 domain-containing protein has translation MATMRRLKLRSAVIVCVSLAAGAVGPATAAAQSAAPGEAVSADQAVVQRYCVTCHNDRLETGGLSLQNVDVADVAAHRDVWEKVVRKMRAGAMPPRPRPRPDDATYARVLASIETALDAAAEATPDPGRTATFRRMNRTEYQNAVRDMLDLDIDVTALLPRDDSAFGFDNVNAGGLSPTLMERYLAAARRVSGLAVGSDLPAPGSRVVVVPADRTQEDHVAGLPFGTRGGTAVDHTFPADGEYEIQVRLQRNRNENVEGLTEPHDVEITLDGDRLALFTMEPSRNYVMQANAAYYADEGIDNHLNVRIPVPAGPHVVGATFIKKNSALIETTRQPYDAHFNMDRHPRQQPAVRSVSIVGPFDPTGVGETPSRERIFSCRPPSEAADDEAEECATAIIAGLARRAYRRPVTVDDLDQLVSFYHRGYTAGGFETGIETALRALLASPEFLFRIERDPAGVAPGAPYRVSDLELASRLSFFLWSSVPDDELLDMAAARRLSDPAVLRAQVRRMLADPRAETLTTNFASQWLHLRNLDAVRPDARLFPDFDDNLRQSFRRETELLFQSVLEEDRSVVDLLTAEYTFVNERVARHYGFPGVYGDHFRRVDLPAGSPRAGLLGHGSILTVTSYATRTSPVLRGKWILENLLGTPPPAPPANVPPLDETRSNTRIVSMRERMEAHRQNPQCAVCHRIMDPAGLSMENFDAIGRWRDVEGGAAIDAAGNLPGGEDFDGVAGLREAVLDRPEVFVGTVAEKLLTYALGRGLDHADAPALRAITRAAAADDYRLSSLILGIVESTPFQMRRSQS, from the coding sequence ATGGCCACCATGCGCCGGCTGAAGTTGCGCTCCGCGGTGATCGTTTGCGTGTCTCTGGCGGCGGGCGCCGTCGGTCCGGCAACGGCGGCCGCGCAGAGTGCTGCGCCCGGCGAGGCCGTATCCGCCGACCAGGCGGTCGTCCAACGCTACTGCGTCACCTGCCACAACGACCGGCTCGAGACCGGCGGCCTTTCGCTGCAGAACGTCGACGTCGCGGACGTCGCGGCGCACCGCGACGTGTGGGAGAAGGTGGTGCGGAAGATGCGCGCCGGCGCGATGCCGCCGCGCCCGCGCCCCCGTCCGGACGACGCCACCTACGCGCGCGTGCTGGCTTCCATCGAGACGGCCCTGGACGCGGCCGCCGAGGCCACGCCCGACCCCGGCCGCACGGCGACGTTCCGCCGTATGAACCGGACCGAGTACCAGAACGCCGTGCGCGACATGTTGGACCTCGACATCGACGTCACGGCGCTCCTGCCGCGTGACGACTCCGCTTTCGGGTTCGACAACGTCAACGCCGGCGGGCTGTCGCCGACCCTGATGGAGCGCTACCTAGCGGCGGCGCGGCGGGTCAGCGGGCTGGCGGTGGGGAGCGACCTGCCGGCGCCGGGCAGCCGCGTGGTGGTCGTGCCCGCGGACCGCACCCAGGAGGATCACGTCGCCGGCCTGCCGTTCGGCACGCGCGGCGGGACCGCGGTCGATCACACGTTTCCCGCCGACGGCGAGTACGAGATCCAGGTCCGGCTGCAGCGGAACCGCAACGAGAACGTCGAGGGGCTGACCGAGCCGCACGACGTGGAGATCACCCTCGATGGAGACCGGCTCGCCCTGTTCACCATGGAGCCGAGCCGGAACTACGTCATGCAGGCCAACGCCGCGTACTACGCGGACGAGGGCATCGACAATCACCTCAATGTGCGCATCCCCGTGCCGGCGGGACCGCACGTGGTGGGTGCGACCTTCATCAAGAAGAACTCGGCGCTCATCGAGACGACCCGGCAGCCTTACGACGCCCACTTCAATATGGACCGGCATCCCCGGCAGCAACCGGCGGTGCGGTCGGTATCGATCGTCGGTCCCTTCGATCCGACCGGGGTGGGGGAGACGCCGAGCCGCGAGCGCATCTTCTCGTGCCGTCCCCCGTCCGAGGCCGCCGACGACGAGGCCGAGGAGTGTGCGACCGCGATCATCGCCGGGCTGGCGCGGCGCGCCTATCGGCGCCCGGTCACGGTCGACGACCTCGATCAGCTCGTCTCCTTCTATCACCGGGGCTATACCGCGGGCGGCTTCGAGACGGGCATCGAGACGGCGCTGCGCGCGCTGCTCGCGAGCCCCGAGTTCCTGTTCCGCATCGAGCGCGATCCGGCCGGCGTGGCGCCCGGGGCGCCCTACCGGGTCAGCGACCTGGAGTTGGCTTCCCGGCTGTCGTTCTTTCTCTGGAGCAGCGTGCCCGACGACGAGTTGCTCGACATGGCGGCGGCCCGCCGGCTGAGCGACCCGGCCGTGCTCCGGGCGCAGGTGCGGCGCATGCTGGCCGATCCGCGGGCCGAGACGCTGACGACCAACTTCGCCTCGCAGTGGCTGCATTTGCGGAACCTGGACGCGGTGCGGCCGGACGCCCGGCTGTTCCCGGACTTCGACGACAACCTGCGGCAGAGCTTCCGCCGCGAAACGGAGCTGCTGTTCCAGAGTGTCCTCGAAGAGGACCGCAGCGTCGTCGACCTGCTGACGGCGGAGTACACCTTCGTCAACGAGCGGGTGGCGCGCCACTACGGCTTCCCGGGGGTCTACGGTGACCACTTCCGGCGCGTGGACCTGCCCGCGGGCAGCCCCCGGGCCGGCCTGCTCGGGCACGGCAGCATCCTCACGGTGACCTCGTACGCCACGCGGACGTCCCCGGTGCTGCGGGGCAAGTGGATTCTCGAGAACCTGCTCGGGACGCCGCCGCCGGCGCCGCCCGCGAACGTGCCGCCGCTCGACGAGACCCGCTCGAACACGCGCATCGTCTCGATGCGCGAGCGGATGGAGGCGCATCGCCAGAATCCGCAGTGCGCCGTCTGCCACCGGATCATGGATCCGGCCGGCCTGTCGATGGAGAACTTCGACGCCATCGGGCGCTGGCGGGACGTCGAGGGCGGTGCGGCCATCGACGCGGCGGGCAACCTGCCGGGCGGCGAGGACTTCGACGGCGTGGCGGGCCTGCGCGAAGCGGTGCTCGATCGCCCCGAGGTGTTCGTCGGCACCGTGGCGGAGAAGCTGTTGACCTACGCGCTCGGCCGCGGCCTCGACCACGCCGACGCACCGGCGCTTCGCGCGATAACCCGAGCGGCGGCGGCCGACGACTATCGGCTGTCGTCGCTCATCCTCGGCATCGTAGAGAGCACGCCCTTCCAGATGAGGAGATCCCAGTCATGA
- a CDS encoding DUF1552 domain-containing protein, whose amino-acid sequence MMITKTALPRRTFLRGVGATLALPLLDAMVPAASAMAKTAAAAPRRLGYVYIPMGMNPVPWTPSEVGKLTKLSSSLSPLTPHLDNVSIITNLEIDKAHISGNHASANSSFLTCVRPKRTEGSDYVNGTSVDQIAARHIGRDTPLPSLEIGTDLIAQVGNCDNGFACVYMNSLSWASPTAPNPTEADPRVVFERLFGDGGTPAERQAELKTNRSILDWVLDDMASLQSQLGTSDKHRVNEYLDTVREVERRIQRAEQSAAGSPLSDLTRPTSVPEVWEDHVKLMYDLQVLALRADLTRVITFQMAREASTRTYPQIGVPEPHHPTSHHVDDPEKLAKLAKINQYHVSLFGYLVEKLKTTEDGDGTLLDHTTYLLGSGLGNPNVHDHRNLPIVVARGAGSKIKGGRHVKYDELTPMANLHLTLLDDAGVHLDEFADSTGHLGEVVEPLSL is encoded by the coding sequence ATGATGATCACGAAGACGGCGCTTCCCCGGCGGACGTTCCTGCGCGGCGTCGGGGCCACCCTGGCGCTCCCGTTGCTGGACGCCATGGTTCCGGCCGCATCCGCGATGGCGAAGACGGCAGCGGCGGCGCCGCGGCGGCTCGGCTACGTCTACATCCCGATGGGGATGAACCCCGTGCCCTGGACGCCGTCCGAGGTGGGCAAGCTGACGAAGCTCTCGTCCTCGCTGTCGCCGCTGACGCCGCATCTCGACAACGTGAGCATCATCACCAACCTCGAGATCGACAAGGCGCACATCTCCGGGAACCACGCGTCGGCGAACTCCTCGTTCCTGACTTGCGTGCGGCCGAAGCGCACCGAGGGCAGCGACTACGTCAACGGGACCTCGGTCGACCAGATCGCGGCGCGGCACATCGGCCGCGACACCCCGCTGCCGTCGCTGGAGATCGGGACCGACCTGATCGCGCAGGTCGGCAACTGCGACAACGGGTTCGCCTGCGTCTACATGAACAGCCTCTCGTGGGCGTCGCCGACCGCCCCGAATCCGACCGAGGCCGACCCGCGCGTCGTCTTCGAGCGGCTCTTCGGCGACGGCGGCACACCGGCCGAGCGGCAGGCGGAGCTGAAGACCAACCGCAGCATCCTCGACTGGGTGCTCGACGACATGGCCAGCCTGCAGTCGCAGCTCGGCACGAGCGACAAGCACCGGGTGAACGAGTATCTCGACACCGTCCGCGAGGTCGAGCGGCGCATCCAGCGCGCCGAGCAGTCGGCCGCCGGCTCGCCGCTGAGCGACCTGACCCGTCCGACCAGCGTGCCGGAGGTCTGGGAGGATCACGTCAAGCTGATGTACGACCTGCAGGTGCTGGCCCTGCGCGCCGACCTGACCCGCGTCATCACGTTCCAGATGGCGCGCGAGGCGAGCACGCGGACCTACCCGCAGATCGGCGTGCCGGAGCCGCATCACCCGACGTCGCACCACGTCGACGACCCGGAGAAGCTCGCCAAGCTGGCGAAGATCAACCAGTATCACGTCTCGCTCTTCGGCTACCTCGTCGAGAAGCTGAAGACGACCGAGGACGGCGACGGGACGTTGCTCGACCACACGACGTACCTGCTCGGCAGCGGGCTCGGCAACCCGAACGTGCACGATCACCGCAACCTGCCCATCGTCGTGGCGCGCGGCGCCGGGTCGAAGATCAAGGGCGGCCGGCACGTCAAGTACGACGAGCTGACGCCGATGGCGAACCTGCACCTGACGCTGCTCGACGACGCCGGCGTGCACCTCGACGAGTTCGCCGACAGCACGGGCCACCTCGGCGAAGTGGTCGAACCGCTGTCGCTGTAG
- a CDS encoding type II toxin-antitoxin system VapC family toxin — translation MILADTSVWVDHLRNEDHELATLLREGMVLGHPFVVGELACGSLSDRDHFLHLLAALPQAEVAEHEEVLQLVRSRRLHGRGLGWIDMHLLASAFLERCVLWTLDKRLETVAGELGVAAR, via the coding sequence ATGATCCTGGCGGACACGTCGGTCTGGGTAGACCACCTGCGCAACGAGGACCACGAGCTCGCCACGCTGCTGCGCGAAGGCATGGTGCTAGGTCATCCGTTCGTCGTCGGGGAGCTCGCGTGCGGCTCCCTGTCCGATCGCGATCACTTCCTGCACCTGCTCGCCGCGCTCCCGCAGGCCGAGGTGGCGGAACACGAGGAAGTCCTGCAACTCGTTCGCAGCCGACGCCTTCACGGGCGCGGTCTCGGCTGGATCGACATGCATCTGCTGGCGTCCGCCTTCCTGGAGAGATGCGTGCTGTGGACCCTCGACAAGCGCCTCGAGACGGTCGCAGGCGAGCTTGGCGTCGCGGCCCGCTGA
- a CDS encoding BrnT family toxin yields MAEYEWDETKSRENLARQGISFHDAEAVLAGSCVTSEDTRRDYGEPRFITIGLLRGRTVVIAHTPRGGRTRVISMRKANSRETRRYRERLEAR; encoded by the coding sequence ATGGCGGAATACGAATGGGACGAAACCAAGAGCCGAGAGAACTTGGCCAGACAGGGCATCAGCTTCCACGACGCCGAGGCGGTCCTCGCCGGCTCCTGCGTGACGTCCGAGGATACGCGCCGAGATTACGGAGAACCGAGGTTCATCACGATCGGACTACTGAGAGGTCGCACGGTGGTCATCGCGCACACGCCGCGCGGCGGGCGCACCCGGGTGATCTCCATGAGAAAGGCGAACAGCCGTGAAACCAGACGCTATCGGGAGCGACTTGAAGCGCGTTGA
- a CDS encoding DUF1552 domain-containing protein, whose translation MTTRRISRRTVLRGIGATMALPLLDIMRPVSAFGGGAQAAPGAAAGARRLAYLYFPNGIARGSWHPAETGPDGRIVKLNEWMSPFEPFKDELIIPRNVWTPLGNGHVGGTPTWLTGFDYDRQAVSAGGVSADQIAGRHTGRETLLPSLELSTRGEGFFSNSLSRNSISWSAPDRPLPREVEPRAVFDRIFRPPSGGASNRSVMDAVLEDAKALRRTASTTDQVRLDEYFDSIRALERRIEFSERRSTEMGRDKALTDTLMAPEPGIPSDHGEYVRLMMDLLVAAFRSDATRVVTFMLDHGQSNRYFNFIPGVKGTWHALSHYKNASGKTEDDDGVTSWSSPEEKQRMYLEVIRWHHEQVAYLLGRLKSIEEPDGRTLLDNSMIVYGAILGDGNAHDPDDLPTLLAGRGGDTIDSGRAIEFAEPTDLANLHLSLLQRMGVPIDRFGNSTTPMHEIDA comes from the coding sequence ATGACGACACGACGCATCTCCCGGCGGACCGTGCTGCGCGGAATCGGCGCCACGATGGCGCTGCCGCTGCTCGACATCATGCGCCCGGTCTCCGCGTTCGGCGGAGGCGCGCAGGCGGCTCCCGGTGCGGCCGCGGGCGCGCGGCGGCTGGCGTACCTGTACTTCCCGAACGGGATCGCGCGCGGCTCGTGGCACCCGGCCGAGACCGGGCCCGACGGGCGAATCGTGAAGCTGAACGAGTGGATGAGTCCGTTCGAGCCGTTCAAGGACGAGCTGATCATCCCGCGCAACGTCTGGACGCCGCTGGGCAACGGGCACGTCGGGGGCACACCGACCTGGCTGACCGGATTCGACTACGACCGGCAGGCGGTCAGCGCCGGCGGCGTGTCGGCGGACCAGATCGCCGGCCGGCACACCGGGCGGGAGACGCTGCTGCCGTCGCTGGAGCTGTCGACCCGGGGCGAGGGGTTCTTCTCAAACTCGCTGTCGCGCAACAGCATCTCGTGGTCGGCGCCGGACCGGCCGCTGCCGCGCGAGGTGGAGCCGCGCGCCGTCTTCGACCGCATCTTCCGGCCCCCGTCCGGCGGAGCGAGCAACCGCTCGGTGATGGACGCCGTGCTCGAGGACGCGAAAGCCCTCCGCCGAACCGCCAGCACGACCGACCAAGTGCGCCTGGACGAGTACTTCGACTCGATCCGCGCCCTCGAACGGCGCATCGAGTTCTCCGAGCGGCGCTCGACCGAGATGGGCAGGGACAAGGCGCTGACCGACACGCTCATGGCCCCGGAGCCGGGGATCCCGTCCGACCACGGGGAGTATGTCCGCCTGATGATGGACCTGCTGGTCGCCGCGTTCCGGTCCGACGCGACGCGCGTGGTGACGTTCATGCTCGACCACGGGCAGTCGAACCGCTACTTCAACTTCATTCCTGGCGTGAAGGGCACGTGGCACGCGCTGTCGCACTACAAGAACGCGTCCGGCAAGACCGAGGACGACGACGGCGTCACCTCGTGGAGCTCCCCCGAGGAGAAGCAGCGGATGTACCTGGAGGTCATCCGCTGGCACCACGAGCAGGTGGCCTACCTGCTCGGGCGCCTCAAGTCCATCGAGGAGCCGGACGGCCGGACGCTGCTCGACAACAGCATGATCGTCTACGGCGCGATCCTCGGCGACGGCAACGCGCACGATCCCGACGACCTGCCGACGCTGCTCGCCGGCCGCGGCGGCGACACCATCGACAGCGGGCGGGCGATCGAGTTCGCCGAGCCGACCGACCTCGCCAACCTGCACCTGTCGCTCCTGCAGCGGATGGGGGTGCCGATCGACCGCTTCGGGAACAGCACGACGCCGATGCACGAGATCGACGCGTAA
- a CDS encoding DUF1592 domain-containing protein, translated as MSTLQRVTMFALILAAAAGAGRASAQTTAGPGVDDGAPHPAAPLLEQYCFGCHGPETQTAGVNLDGLIAQRPLVRNREAWTRVIDAVEVGKMPPAGAPQPASAERERLHALLSDSIDNFDYSTVDDPGYEPVKRLTHRELDNTLRDLVGANFTLTDRFPAELVGASGFDNTANTLFLESTLMERYIAAAERVVELMLPSEPATDAERRAHELVFIARPGGGIGDEEAAELVLRHFLGRAWRRPPSEADVTRALGRYRAAREAGEAFQDAVKVVLQAILISPKFLLRVETPPASADGEPYRVSDWDLASRLSYFLWSSMPDAELRDLARRGALSDPAVLEAQVDRMLADPKANTLGTSFAAQWLGFQHVGSRIWLDPIDNPWCTDTLMTAMRDESSLFFLSLVRDNQPIRRLIDADYTYVNEELATTLYDMTGIEGEHMRRVALDDPNRGGYLGHGSVLALTSNYKDTSPVKRGHYILDVLLGTPPPPPPPGAGVLSEELGDLRRLSFREKLEMHSSNPTCSACHSRIDPIGFSLENFDYFGRWRDSYHFRERVETEEEADEIRIIEDTNVFTEKRFYRNTYTPIQAAGSLPSGTAFAGPAGLKRTLLEERHHDLVRQTASKMLAYALGRQLEYYDEPALRKILAALEADDYRFQTLVKEIVVSYPFQYKKQ; from the coding sequence ATGAGCACGCTCCAACGCGTCACCATGTTCGCGCTCATCCTCGCTGCCGCGGCAGGCGCGGGGCGCGCGTCCGCGCAAACCACGGCCGGTCCGGGCGTCGACGACGGGGCCCCGCATCCCGCGGCCCCCTTGCTGGAGCAGTACTGCTTCGGCTGCCACGGCCCGGAGACGCAAACCGCCGGGGTCAATCTCGACGGGTTGATCGCCCAACGCCCGCTGGTGCGCAACCGCGAGGCCTGGACGCGGGTGATCGACGCCGTCGAGGTAGGCAAGATGCCGCCCGCCGGCGCGCCGCAGCCCGCCAGCGCCGAGCGCGAGAGGCTCCACGCCCTGCTGTCGGACTCCATCGACAACTTCGACTACTCCACGGTCGACGACCCGGGCTACGAGCCGGTGAAGCGGCTGACGCACCGCGAGCTCGACAACACGCTGCGCGACCTCGTCGGCGCGAACTTCACCCTCACCGACCGTTTCCCCGCCGAGCTGGTCGGCGCGAGCGGCTTCGACAACACGGCCAACACCTTGTTCCTCGAGTCGACGCTGATGGAGCGCTACATCGCGGCGGCCGAGCGGGTCGTCGAGCTGATGCTGCCGTCTGAGCCGGCGACCGACGCCGAACGGCGCGCGCATGAGCTGGTGTTCATCGCCAGGCCCGGCGGCGGCATCGGCGACGAGGAAGCGGCCGAGTTGGTGCTGCGCCACTTTCTCGGGCGGGCCTGGCGCCGTCCGCCGAGCGAGGCGGACGTGACGCGGGCGCTCGGCCGGTACCGCGCGGCGCGCGAGGCGGGGGAGGCGTTCCAGGACGCCGTGAAGGTGGTCCTGCAGGCGATACTCATCTCGCCGAAGTTCCTGCTGCGCGTCGAGACGCCGCCCGCGTCCGCGGACGGTGAGCCCTACCGCGTCAGCGACTGGGACCTGGCCTCGCGCCTCTCCTACTTCCTGTGGTCCTCGATGCCGGACGCCGAGCTCCGTGACCTCGCGCGCCGCGGCGCGCTGAGCGACCCGGCCGTGCTCGAAGCGCAGGTCGACCGGATGCTGGCCGACCCGAAAGCCAACACCCTCGGCACCAGCTTCGCCGCCCAGTGGCTCGGCTTCCAGCACGTCGGCTCGCGCATCTGGCTCGACCCCATCGACAACCCGTGGTGCACCGACACGCTGATGACGGCGATGCGCGACGAGTCGTCGCTGTTCTTCCTGTCGCTCGTCCGCGACAACCAGCCCATCCGCCGGCTCATCGACGCCGACTACACCTACGTCAACGAGGAGCTCGCCACCACTCTCTACGACATGACGGGAATAGAGGGCGAGCACATGCGCCGCGTGGCGCTCGACGACCCGAACCGGGGCGGCTACCTCGGGCACGGCAGCGTCCTGGCCCTGACGTCGAACTACAAGGACACGAGCCCGGTCAAGCGCGGCCACTACATCCTCGACGTGCTGCTCGGCACCCCGCCCCCGCCCCCGCCGCCGGGCGCGGGCGTCCTGTCCGAGGAGCTCGGCGACCTGCGCCGGCTCAGCTTCCGCGAGAAGCTGGAGATGCACTCCAGCAATCCCACGTGCAGCGCCTGCCACAGCCGCATCGACCCGATCGGCTTCAGCCTGGAAAACTTCGACTACTTCGGCCGCTGGCGCGACAGCTACCACTTCCGGGAGCGCGTGGAGACCGAGGAGGAAGCCGACGAGATCCGCATCATCGAAGACACCAACGTCTTCACCGAGAAGCGCTTCTACCGCAACACCTACACGCCGATCCAGGCCGCCGGCTCGCTACCGAGCGGCACCGCGTTCGCCGGCCCGGCCGGCCTGAAGCGCACGCTCCTCGAGGAACGCCACCACGACCTCGTCCGGCAGACCGCATCGAAGATGCTCGCCTACGCCCTCGGCCGCCAGCTCGAGTACTACGACGAGCCGGCCCTGCGGAAGATCCTCGCCGCGCTCGAGGCGGACGACTACCGGTTCCAGACGCTGGTGAAGGAGATTGTCGTCAGCTATCCGTTCCAGTACAAGAAGCAGTAG
- a CDS encoding type II toxin-antitoxin system VapB family antitoxin, which translates to MPPECPRGEFVDADSDHRGTTIHIDDELIRQAARLTGVDERTSLVRQGLQALIARESARRLAALGGSEKDLRPISRRRSPSGGR; encoded by the coding sequence ATGCCCCCGGAGTGTCCCAGGGGCGAGTTCGTTGACGCGGATTCGGACCATCGTGGAACGACGATCCACATCGATGACGAGTTGATCCGGCAAGCCGCGCGACTGACCGGTGTCGACGAGAGGACTTCCCTCGTGCGACAGGGGCTGCAAGCGTTGATAGCGCGAGAGAGCGCCCGCCGGCTGGCGGCCCTGGGCGGCAGCGAGAAGGACCTGCGTCCCATCTCCCGGCGCCGGTCGCCGTCGGGCGGACGATGA
- a CDS encoding response regulator has protein sequence ETRQFFRIIDEQADRMSALIGDLLDAGRIDAGTLSVAPEPSALGELVEQARTAFLSGDSRHTVLIDLPADLPRVLADRGRIVQVLNNLLANAARHSREPTPIRIGAKRDGMHVAVSVSDEGRGIAPERLPHLFRKYPAAGDGERGVGGGLGLAICKGLVEAHGGRIRAESAGPGQGARFTFTVPLAGEVAAVAGAASERRVAPSAGGQKAPAGGEKTRILVVDDDPQMLRYLRDALLGAGYAPLVATDHQELPNLLETEKPALVVLDLILPGTDGIELMETVPGLADLPVIFVSAYGRDETIARALEAGAEDYVVKPFSQTELTARIGAALRRRAEPDLFVLGELAIDYAHRRVALGGRPLALTATEYELLRVLSLGAGRVATYEALLRQVWSGRSHANPKLVRAYVQRLRRKLGDDTGEPTYILTERRVGYRMPRPEKA, from the coding sequence GAGACGCGGCAGTTCTTCCGCATCATCGACGAGCAGGCCGACCGCATGAGCGCGCTGATCGGCGACCTGCTCGACGCGGGGCGCATCGATGCCGGTACGCTCTCGGTCGCGCCCGAGCCTTCGGCGCTGGGCGAGCTGGTCGAGCAGGCGCGGACTGCGTTCCTCTCCGGCGACAGCCGGCACACCGTGCTCATCGACCTGCCGGCGGACCTGCCCCGCGTGCTGGCCGACCGGGGGCGCATCGTCCAGGTGCTGAACAACCTGCTCGCCAACGCCGCGCGGCACTCCCGGGAGCCCACGCCGATTCGCATCGGGGCGAAGCGCGACGGCATGCACGTCGCAGTCTCGGTCTCGGACGAGGGGCGGGGGATTGCACCGGAGCGCCTGCCGCACCTGTTCCGGAAGTACCCCGCTGCCGGAGACGGTGAGCGCGGTGTCGGAGGTGGGCTGGGGCTCGCCATCTGCAAGGGGCTGGTCGAGGCGCATGGCGGGCGCATCCGGGCCGAGAGCGCCGGGCCGGGTCAGGGCGCGCGCTTTACCTTTACGGTCCCGCTGGCCGGGGAGGTGGCCGCCGTCGCCGGTGCGGCATCGGAGCGGCGCGTGGCGCCGTCGGCGGGCGGGCAGAAGGCGCCGGCGGGCGGGGAGAAGACGCGCATCCTGGTGGTGGACGACGACCCGCAGATGCTGCGCTACCTGCGCGACGCGCTGCTCGGGGCGGGCTATGCCCCGTTGGTCGCAACCGACCACCAGGAGCTGCCCAATCTACTCGAGACCGAAAAGCCCGCCCTGGTAGTGCTCGACCTGATCCTGCCCGGGACCGACGGCATCGAGCTGATGGAGACCGTACCCGGTCTCGCTGACCTGCCGGTCATCTTCGTCTCCGCCTACGGGCGCGACGAGACCATCGCGCGGGCGCTCGAAGCCGGCGCCGAGGACTACGTCGTCAAGCCCTTCTCGCAGACGGAGCTGACGGCGCGCATCGGGGCGGCGCTTCGCCGCCGCGCCGAGCCCGACCTGTTCGTGCTGGGCGAATTGGCGATCGACTACGCCCACCGGCGGGTCGCCCTCGGCGGTCGCCCGCTGGCGTTGACGGCCACCGAGTACGAGCTCTTGCGCGTGCTCTCGCTCGGCGCCGGACGGGTCGCGACCTACGAAGCGTTGCTGCGCCAGGTGTGGAGCGGGCGCAGCCACGCCAATCCGAAGCTCGTGCGCGCTTACGTCCAGCGGCTGCGCCGCAAGCTCGGCGACGACACCGGCGAGCCGACCTACATCCTCACCGAGCGTCGTGTCGGCTACCGCATGCCGCGCCCGGAGAAGGCGTAG